A window of the Falco rusticolus isolate bFalRus1 chromosome 1, bFalRus1.pri, whole genome shotgun sequence genome harbors these coding sequences:
- the TMEM233 gene encoding transmembrane protein 233 isoform X2 produces the protein MSALPAGADIKRALDNSPETNIEDELPDGPPQPRPKNYLLLSILACFCPAYPVNIVAFVFAVMALNSYNQGDIEGSKRLGRNALWVAVASIIIGLVIIGIYCVVHFTTHAI, from the exons ATGTCTGCGCTCCCCGCCGGTGCCGACATCAAGAGGGCTCTGGATAACAGCCCCGAGACCAACATCGAAGATGAGCTGCCGGACGGGCCGCCGCAGCCGCGGCCCAAGAACTACCTGCTCCTCAGCATCCTCGCCTGCTTCTGTCCCGCCTATCCCGTCAATATCGTCGCCTTCGTCTTCGCCGTTATG GCTTTAAACAGTTATAATCAAGGAGATATAGAAGGGTCAAAAAGACTGGGTCGCAATGCACTCTGGGTTGCTGTTGCATCAATTATCATTGGCCTTGTCATCATTGGAATCTATTGCGTAGTTCATTTCACAACG CATGCCATCTGA
- the PRKAB1 gene encoding 5'-AMP-activated protein kinase subunit beta-1, with protein MGNTSSERAGLERHGHKASRGDNSGGAISTKEGDRPKILMDSPEDTDLFHSEEMKAPLEKEEFLAWQQDLEVNDKTPTQARPTVFRWTGGGKEVYLSGSFNNWSKIPLTRSHNNFVAILDLPEGEHQYKFFVDGQWTHDPSEPVVTSQLGTVNNIIQVKKTDFEVFDALMVDSQKCSDMSELSSSPPGPYHQEPYVCKAEERFKSPPILPPHLLQVILNKDTGISCDPALLPEPNHVMLNHLYALSIKDGVMVLSATHRYKKKYVTTLLYKPI; from the exons ATGGGGAACACAAGCAGCGAGCGAGCTGGACTGGAGCGTCATGGGCATAAGGCATCCCGAGGTGACAACTCGGGAGGAGCCATCAGTACGAAAGAGGGTGATAGGCCAAAAATCTTAATGGATAGTCCTGAAGATACAGACTTGTTCCATTCAGAGGAAATGAag GCTCCATtggagaaagaagaatttcTAGCTTGGCAACAAGATCTGGAAGTGAATGATAAAACTCCCACTCAAGCTCGACCAACAGTCTTTCGTTGGactggaggagggaaagaagtcTATCTATCTGGATCCTTTAACAATTGGAGTAAAATTCCTCTGACAAGGAG TCACAATAACTTTGTGGCAATCCTGGACCTGCCAGAAGGAGAGCACCAGTACAAGTTCTTTGTGGATGGGCAGTGGACGCATGATCCTTCAGAG CCTGTAGTAACCAGCCAGCTAGGCACCGTCAACAACATCATACAGGTGAAGAAAACTGACTTTGAAGTATTCGATGCTTTGATGGTGGACTCTCAAAAATGTTCAGACATGTCTG AATTGTCAAGTTCACCCCCAGGACCGTATCACCAGGAGCCCTATGTTTGTAAGGCAGAAGAGCGCTTTAAATCACCACCTATTCTTCCCCCCCACCTGTTGCAGGTCATCCTGAATAAGGACACCGGCATTTCT tgtgaTCCTGCACTACTTCCTGAACCCAACCATGTCATGTTGAACCACCTCTACGCGCTTTCCATCAAG GATGGAGTGATGGTGCTTAGTGCTACACATCGTTACAAGAAGAAATACGTGACTACTTTGCTGTACAAGCCAATATGA
- the TMEM233 gene encoding transmembrane protein 233 isoform X1, whose translation MSALPAGADIKRALDNSPETNIEDELPDGPPQPRPKNYLLLSILACFCPAYPVNIVAFVFAVMALNSYNQGDIEGSKRLGRNALWVAVASIIIGLVIIGIYCVVHFTTEAEMLTTS comes from the exons ATGTCTGCGCTCCCCGCCGGTGCCGACATCAAGAGGGCTCTGGATAACAGCCCCGAGACCAACATCGAAGATGAGCTGCCGGACGGGCCGCCGCAGCCGCGGCCCAAGAACTACCTGCTCCTCAGCATCCTCGCCTGCTTCTGTCCCGCCTATCCCGTCAATATCGTCGCCTTCGTCTTCGCCGTTATG GCTTTAAACAGTTATAATCAAGGAGATATAGAAGGGTCAAAAAGACTGGGTCGCAATGCACTCTGGGTTGCTGTTGCATCAATTATCATTGGCCTTGTCATCATTGGAATCTATTGCGTAGTTCATTTCACAACG GAAGCAGAGATGCTGACGACCTCATGA